The Desulfatibacillum aliphaticivorans DSM 15576 genome segment ACGTTCTCCACCTCAATCAGAGGGTAGTAGTCCTCGGGTTTGAGGTGAAAGCCGAATTTTTCCGGGTGCTCCATGAGCAGCTTGGCCGATAAAATCCTAAAGATGTACCGCTGGGTTTCCAGGGGAAGGTACAACTGATAATAATTGATCTGCTCCTGGACCAAAATCTGGGACTCCAGCCCGTCTTCCCCCATGTTATAGGCGGCCGCCGCCAATGTCCATGAACCGAACCGCTTGTACAACTCCTTGAAATACAAAATGGCGGCGTCCGTGGATCGCCTGATTTCCCGGCGGTCGTCCACGTCCCTGTTGATTTCCAGGCCGTAGCGCTTGCCCGTCCCCTTTATAAACTGCCAGAATCCCATAGCGCCTTTGGGAGAGCCCGCATGGGGCCTCAAAGCGCTTTCCGCCACGGCCACGTATCGCAGATCCCGCGGCATGCCGGCCTCTTTCAGCTTGGAGTCGATAATGGGCATGTACCGGGTGGAGCGTTTGATCCAAAGCAGCACCTGGGGCCTGTCCCATAAGGAAAGCATCAACTCCTTTTCCAGACGCTCCCTTACCTCGGGGTTGTCCAAAGGAACCTGCTCCCCGCAAAAATACAATGGGCCGGTGACTCTTAAAGAATCCAACAGAGAGGGAACCGTCTCGTCGCCCGGGGGGGACAAAGGAAATTCGTCCACCGGCTCGTTGATGTCCATCTGCACTAAAGATGCAGCCGACGCCATGCTTGGAGCTTCGGCCTCGTCCCGGATTTCGTCCTCACTCTCGTCAAGGCTTTGTTCATCTTCGTATACGATGTACTCGTCCGCCACGGAGGGAAACTCCAGGTCCTGGCTTTCTTCCTCCACAATCCATTTATCTTCGTCAGGATCCTCGTTTTGGATGTCAATGTCGGGGGATGGGGGGGGCGGCGCCTCGCTTTTTCGCGTCTGGCTTTCCGGCGCCTCCGCCTGGGCGAGGCTCGCGGAAAGACTTCGAGTCATCGGAGGACGGGAAATCATTATCGTGTATCCGGACGCCTGAAGGCCGTAATATGCGGCTGCTCCAAGCCCGGCGAAAATCAAGAGGAATAACAGCTTTTTCATGGTCACCCTAAGGCGCTCACTAAGTATTTTTCGAACGGCGCGCCATTCGTGTTGGTCGGCAAGGGATTCATGACCGAAATCATAACATAGGCCAAGACTTCCTTTCCACCCCCTAAAAAAATTTTAATAACGGCCAGGGAAAGGCGGATTTTTTCGGAGCCTATTGCATTTTCAGGCCGTTGGTTGAGCGTATTATTCCACATTATTAGGGGATAGGGATAGGAAATGCATCACAGTCCGCCCCCAAAAAGGACGGACTGCGCCATTTTTACATATGGATGAGGATTAGAGATTGGTCACTTGTTAAGGCCTGCCATGCCTTCGGCGGTGTAGCGGTCCCCCAGGATGCTTCCGAGGGCGAAGGCCTGATTCAGTTCGTCCATTTCGTCCCCGGTCAGAACAACGTCCAAGGCGCCCAGATTTTCCTGGAGATATTTCAAACGTCTGGTTCCGGGGATGGGGACGATATCCTCCCCTTGAGCCAGTATCCAGGCCAGGGCGGCCTGGGCCGGAGTGACGCCCTTGGATGCGGCCAGGTCCAGCAACACCTGGGTTCGCTCCATGTTTGCCTGAAAGTTTTCCTCCGAAAACCGGGGCAGAAAAGGCCGCAAATCCCCTTCTTTGGATATGCCGGCGGCGTCCAGCTTGCCGGTCAGCGCGCCCCGTCCCAATGGGCTGTAAGGAACCAGGGCCACGCCTAACTCCCGCATGACCGGCAGCATCTCCTCCTCCACCTCACGGGTCCACAGGGAATACTCGGACTGCACCGCGGCGATGGGATGCACCGCATGGGCCTTTTTCAAGGTCTCGGCGGCAGGCTCGGACAAACCGATATAACGCACCTTGCCTTCCGTCACCAAGTCGGCCATGGCGCCCACGGTATCCTCAATGGGCGTGGTTGCGTCAATACGGTGGGCGTAATACAGGTCGATGCATTCCCGATCCAACCTATTTAAGCTGGCCTCGCAAGCCTGGCGGATATACTCCGGCTTGCCGCAGATGGTCCTGGCGTATTCCCCGGGCTTGCGCACAATGCCGAACTTGGAGGCGACAAAAACCTTCCCGCTCCACTCCTTGAGCGTCTTGCCGATCAATTCCTCATTATGCCCGAACCCGTACTGATCCGCCGTGTCCAGCATGGTCACCCCCATGTCCAAAGCCGCCAATAGCACCTTCTTGGACGTCTCGTCATCCGAAGGCCCATAAAACTCGCTCATGGCCATGCATCCCAGGCCCATTGCCGAAACCTCGGGGCCGTTTGCCCCCAATTGACGTTTTTTCATATCATCTCCTTTGGTTAGGTTTTCATTTCAGCTTACGTCACGGATGATACGCAAAAAGGCCTTGACCTTCATCAGAAAAATAGTCATTTTATTCCTAATTATGGACAAAATTATGCGAAACACTCTAAAAATCGCCCAGCAAATTGATTTGATCCCACACGGCCTGGACGTGCGCACCATGGCTGGGGTCATGGCCGAATATTCCAGCGAGGATCTGCACAGCCACACTCACCATCAAGTCTTGAGAATCCGAAGCGGCGTAGCCTTGCTGGTGGACGAAAATCGCAGGCAGCCTATGTTC includes the following:
- a CDS encoding aldo/keto reductase gives rise to the protein MKKRQLGANGPEVSAMGLGCMAMSEFYGPSDDETSKKVLLAALDMGVTMLDTADQYGFGHNEELIGKTLKEWSGKVFVASKFGIVRKPGEYARTICGKPEYIRQACEASLNRLDRECIDLYYAHRIDATTPIEDTVGAMADLVTEGKVRYIGLSEPAAETLKKAHAVHPIAAVQSEYSLWTREVEEEMLPVMRELGVALVPYSPLGRGALTGKLDAAGISKEGDLRPFLPRFSEENFQANMERTQVLLDLAASKGVTPAQAALAWILAQGEDIVPIPGTRRLKYLQENLGALDVVLTGDEMDELNQAFALGSILGDRYTAEGMAGLNK
- a CDS encoding lytic transglycosylase domain-containing protein produces the protein MKKLLFLLIFAGLGAAAYYGLQASGYTIMISRPPMTRSLSASLAQAEAPESQTRKSEAPPPPSPDIDIQNEDPDEDKWIVEEESQDLEFPSVADEYIVYEDEQSLDESEDEIRDEAEAPSMASAASLVQMDINEPVDEFPLSPPGDETVPSLLDSLRVTGPLYFCGEQVPLDNPEVRERLEKELMLSLWDRPQVLLWIKRSTRYMPIIDSKLKEAGMPRDLRYVAVAESALRPHAGSPKGAMGFWQFIKGTGKRYGLEINRDVDDRREIRRSTDAAILYFKELYKRFGSWTLAAAAYNMGEDGLESQILVQEQINYYQLYLPLETQRYIFRILSAKLLMEHPEKFGFHLKPEDYYPLIEVENVEFKTVAKAPLTLVAKAANTSFKHIKDLNPHLRGYDLSAGNHSIMVPKGASDGFNERFLTLFSKWFEQKAGHIYVVKPGDSLTRIAEAHGIPLPTLAMWNRINLDKPIVPGQRLVVYKRADK